In Motacilla alba alba isolate MOTALB_02 chromosome 2, Motacilla_alba_V1.0_pri, whole genome shotgun sequence, the DNA window CTCTTGAGGTCCGAGGTGGCGATTTCGGCCAGAGACCAGAGCTTGGGCTTGCTGGCCGGCGTCGGGGGGCCGGGGGAGGCTCGGGGCCCCAGCGCTGCCTTGCTAGCGCTGCGGGCGGCGTCGGCGTGCGGGTGGCCGAGGAGCGGGGCCTCCACGGCCGCCAGCGGCGAGGAGGTGGCGGGCTTGGCCGGCGGGTcgcgctccccgccgccgccgtcATCCTCCTCGATGTCCTCCTCGTCGTCGTcgtcctcttcctcctcctcctcgaTGTCCTCGTACTTGTCTTTGCACTCCGAGCCCGACTCGCAGAGGGGGTCTCCCGCTCGGCAGGGCAGCTTCTCGCCGTCCGATTCGGCGGAGCAGGAGTGGTCCGTCAGCGAGTCGACTTGCAAGCTGATCCCTGCGGAGGCCCGCCGGGCACAGAGAGGCAGTAAGGAGGGGCGGCAAAACAGAGCGGGAGAGAAGCGAGCCCAGCCACCACCGCGCCACCGCTGCGGCCAGGCGGGCTCAAGCCATCCCGGCCTTTTCCCGCTCCGAGGAGCATCCATCCCCACGGGCTGGCTCCTCCGCCGCGCCCCCCGCACCTCCTTGCCTAGCCCCTCGCGGCGTGgccagcccccccccccccgcccgccTCGGCCACAGGAACTGATCGGCGACAAGCGACCGGAGCAGCCGGAGGCGACGAGACGGGACAGGTTTGGGGGTCGCTTTTGTTAAATGCCGCGCCCCCGCTCCTATCCCGCTGCCCCGGTCCCGGGGGACTCGACGGGGCGGGATGGAGCTACCCCGCCGGGGCCGCAGGCACCCCACGCCTACCTTCGTCCTCCGCGGAGGTTTCGTTGCTCTCGGGCATCTTCTCGGGACTCTCCTCCTTACTCCTCGTCCCATCGCCTTCGTCGTCGTCCTCGTCCTCGCTCTTGTTCCGCGGGGCCCAGGTCATCTTGTTCTCCTTCTTGAGCCTCCGGCGGGCGTTGGCGAACCAGGTGGAGACCTGGGTGAGGGTCATCTTGGTGATGATGGCCAGCATGATCTTCTCGCCCTTGGTGGGGTAGGGGTTCTTGcggtgctcctgcagccaggcctTCAGCGTGGCCGTGGCGTCGCGGGTGGCGTTTTTCCTGTACGCGGGGTCGTTGAGCTGGTAGGGGTAGGCAGGGCTGCCGTACGGGTGGTAGCTGATGGCTCCGGTCATCCCCGTCGTATGGGCGTCGTAAGGGGAGCCCTGGACAGAACAAAACGGTGGGGTTGGCAATTTGTTATTGCTGATAGCCATTAGTGGGTTGTCAAGGCGAGATCGGCGGTTATATTTGTATTTCCCCGGGATGGTGTCTTGTATCCATATTCTATGAGGGGGAGTAGCAGCACCCAAAGGCCATTAAGTTACAAttccccccctccttcctccgcccagcacacagacacaggcacaCGCGCTTAATATTGGCGATGTTTTAATCTTTCTGACTAATTTCAGCTCCTTGTAATTGAATATTTCCCAATATAATTTTTGAACCGCGTAGACATTTTAAAGGCCCTACAGGTAGCGTCTTGATATCAACATTTCTCTCAAAGGTTCAAaagatgtttccttttttgctaTAGAAAATACAACAAAGCCGCCACTTAGCAATTCACTGCACTAATGCATTGCAAATCCAATTTGCAAATCAGAAGATATGCACCGTTTCGAATTGTTCAAATGCGATGTAATTAGCATTTTAATTCGCTCTTTAACGTTTAAATTGCGCTTATTTAAGTCTGCATAATGCAAGAAAAGTTAAAGATATCCCTAAGAAACTCGCTAACTTTCAGCACGTCTCTGTATCCCCGCAGATCGGAGAGTCATAGGCTCAACATCGCCCAATATCCCGCACAGTTCACAACCTCGCTGCAACTTCCAGCCACTCGCCTACTGCTTCTcaacaggaaaaacaagagaGACCCTCAGATCTTTTATACCACCTCGAATAAAGACTGCACGACAATTTATGCACTGTATTATGAACAGACGGAAAGCAAGTAGTTTCCCTGTCACTTTGCAGGGAGAGAGAACTGCCCCGCTGCCATCCTCTCCTAGGATATCGACAGCGGCTCCAGCCTCAAATTCCGAGCACAGGTCTTTGTGTGTACGGACTAGATATGTGTCTGACTCTCTGTGTGCATGCGTGTTTATAAAACTATATAACCATCTAGACGTGCAGTTTATTTATATAgtttatggttttatttatatACTTTATGCACAGAACACACACAACACGCAATTGCTACTGCTCCTTAAACTAATAAGAAGAAAGTGAAATCCGAAACTGCGGCCACTACGACCATTTTGGGCTTAAGCGAAGCTCACAGATCGCAAACAGATGCTCCTTTTCATTCCCAAAATCCAGTTAAACCATTAGCACAAAACACACtgaaagtaaataaaaccaCACGGGAATAAAGCCCCCAGCGCCTCTAAACACCGActtaaaagagagagagaagaaaaattagggggggaaaaaaaaaaaagaagaaggaaaataaccCCTCCCTTGTGCTATCACTGCgaaaagaaaaaactacatattaaaaataaataaataaaaagaaaagcctgggACAAACAGACACGGGAACGGGGGGAGAAGGAAAGcatccaacccaacccaactgGCCGAGACCATCCGTATTTCCTCAACCAAAGCGCCCTCCCGGCTCCTCAGACCGCGCCGAGAGTCCGGAACCCAGGCCGGCACGGCGCTTGGCTGGGACGCGAagcggccccagccccggccccggccccggcccgccgctCTGCTCCGttccgctccgctccgctcgtccccggccgggctgcggggcggCGCGGAGCGATGCGCGGCCGGCGGCCGCAgcgcggaggcggcggcggtgCGGGGCGCCCGCTTGTGCGGCGTGGTGTCGGGGGGCTGATGGTGAGTGTGTGAGGAGAAAGGCTGAAGATGATGAGGATGAGAATGCGGATGCTAATGAAGAAGGAGAGGGTTTCTCTTCGGTAGTTACCATATAGGAGGGGAATCCCGTGGCGGGGTCTGTGGAGTACTGGAGCGGGCTGGTGAAGCCTGTGGCCGCCGCCTGGGCGGTGAAAGCTGCCGATCCCGGGTAAGGGCTGAACGCCGATCCCGACGAAGACCTGGCCAGCTCCTCGCTCCTGGGGGCCGCCAGCGCCGACGCCCCGTACGCCGGACAGGAGTACAGAGCCAGCGAGCCGGGGGGCTGGTAGAGGTAACCCTGAGGATAGGACATGGCTTGCACTGGCgtgcacaggagcagggagggggcgAGGGTGACcggccctgctgctgccgctgctcctggcgctgctttcctgctctccctctctcccgcCCGCCCtcccgctccctccctcccgccctccctctttctccctccctccctccttctctctctctccctctctctctctctcttcccccccccccccccccccccgcccccccggtTGGCTCTGTGCAGTTATGTAGAGAATCAGAATTGTTATAGGCTCCCCCCCATGCGCACCCGATCAGAATAAAaacaagcaggaggaaaaaaaaaaaaaaaaaaaaacaaaaagaacccTCCAAATGGAAAATTAGTAGGAAAGGTCAGAAATCTATCCGGGAGGGGAGAGGCATCTGGGAGAAATGGAAGTACAGAgggttaataaaaaaaaaaagaaagagaaagggaaggaaacagaaggGGGGGGCGAGAGAGAAGCGAGACCCCGAAATCAGAAAAGTGGCTGCTGCATATGGAGTTCTCCCAGTCAGCCAGCCAGCTCCCCCAGCGCCTGCGAGCCTGTATTTTGGGGGAAGTATAGAGTCTGGAGTGAAGAGTTGAGGGAAGCAGCACTCGAGTTTCTGAGGGACATTGGAAAACAGAGCTGTCCATCACCGCCGCTCATCTGCATAGCCCGGCGGGCCCGCCCCCTCCCGCTCCGGCCCCGGCTCCGTCTCCTCCCGCGGCCGGCAGGCAGGCAGGcggggaaggcaggcaggcagcgaAGGCAGGCTTTGTAATGCAAGGCAGCCTCTCCGACTGGGAGCACGCTGCCGAAGCCAGACGATGATACTGTTCGTCAGCTCCTCTCCGGACTCGAGGAGCCATGAATACTCTTCCGCACGCTCTCCATTACAcagcctctctccctcttcctaTATCCGCGGGGGCAACAGAGAAGAATGTGTACAAGAGATATCTGCATCTCCTCCCGCACGCACTCTCCGGAGCGCTGCAGGAGCGCACACACGTGTGAGATGTGCGCGCTCGCACGCCTGTGTGCGCGCAGGGCAGGGAGCGCGGAGCCGGGCAGCGCGCAAGGGGAGAGCGAGCACTCGGTAAAAGTACTGCCCTATATGGTAGGGAGAGGAGCTCAAATCAGCGGATCCAGGATCGCACTGACCCTGGCAGCGTGAACTTTACAGTTTTATAAGTTACCACAAACAGTGACGATCTTGTCATGCAGCGCGTTTGCGCAcgaaggaaagaaaagccccCCATCTTTCTTTCAGTTCTATTCCTTCGCTGATGCGTGGGCAAGAGGCCTGGGTGTCTCCTTCTGGGGGGCTATCTGCAttctccccccaccccttccTCCTTTTGGCAGATCAGATAACTCTCATGGAATACAGTATCTAtgcaattaatttcttctgccCTCTCCCTTCGGCCCTGGACACTTTCAGCTTCCAGCCAGCGCCAGCGCTGCTCCGGCCCGGGCGCAGGAGGACGAGGGGGTGGCACCGCTCTTGTCTTCTCAGTGCAAGCTTAAATACACACGTCTGTGTGCACGCACATTTCTTTAATGGTTAGTCCAGAAGGTCCCTTCAGAAGCCGGTGGCGAGCTGCCCACACATAAGCTCTGCCCTTTGCCTCCCGGGACGAGTCGCGGTGCCCGCGGTCCCCTGTGTCGGTGTCTCCATACCCCGCGGTGGAGCCGGGGGTCCCCTCCCCCGGCACTCCTCCAGTCCGACAGCCCCGGGGCACGGCGCTGGGCCCTGCCCGTCCCACCAAGCCGCTGCAGGGGGCCGAGGCGTGCTAGGCCTCTCCGCACATCCTGGTCCGCACCTGCGCCCCGCAACTCCGCCGCTGTCCGTGCGGAGCAGGATGAGGGTCGGTTCGGCAGGTAGGGATGGAGCCGCAGGTCTGGAAGCCACCGCGCTTTCCACAAGCCCTTCACGTGCAACCTTCAGCAAGTTACCAGCCCGGAACGGCCTCATTAATGTTGTTTAGgtgctcgggaaaacaaaaaaaaaaaaaataataaaagaaaaaagttaatgaaactgtgttttattttcaacataTATGAGTGCGTATTTAAACAAATGAAGTTGCTTGACATTTATGGCCGAGTTCTTCACGAAGTATCTCAAGTTATTTCAGTCAGGTAGGATGGAGACGACGCCGGGGAATCGGTTGGCCACCGGCAGGAGGGGAGATGGCAGTAGCTGAAAAATTGCGGGTGTGCAGAGCAGCCTATTGTTAATCAATTAAACATGcagctgataaaaaaaaaaatacacttggAGAAGCCGTTTCAATAGCTTGGCGCACACAGCGGGGAAAATGCCGTGCTGGAACCACGGTCAAACCTCGGGATGTGTAAAGTGTCTGGAGGAATCcgagatttctttttctgtctcagtttttatttctctcctttacTCTGCTCCTTTTCTGTGAAACCCACATACCAGTTTACCCCTGCCGctacaagcagcagcagagatctgGCCACCAGACATACCGGATTAATTCCTATCCAGATCTATCAGCTGGCCTGTAAAAGAGGCAATCCTTAAAAAAGCAGGTGAGGGGGAGGAGGTTAACACCAACAGGTATTTCTTGTCATTAACTCCCGACTTCCTGATAAGAGAGTGATAAACAACTGGTAAACTCAGTGCAACAGATTACAGAAAAGACATTTGCTTCCCTGCTTGGTGATGAATGCgcatatattaaataaaattagaaactCTAAAAGCAAGGGCTTTATATAAAACATATtcatatttcagtatttctatGGAATAATCGATATCATGCGACTACCTCTGAATAGTCAATTGCCGTGTTCCGCAGACCGATTTCTAAGTATATGAGCTCTGCTtctgaaaggagcagcagctggagagccgagaatgcaaaattaattataaCATTATAAAGTCATACATGAATCTCTCTAAGCCAACCTGCATGCCTTGCAAAATGTGCTATactctctgcatttttatttgggaAGCTGTTCTTTTTCCAGAAGTGGTGTTTATCTTCGCGAATTGATTGCTTTTAGTTCTTCCTCTTTAATAATTAGTGGAACAATACAGATTGGGAATACAATGGCCGTTGTGTTTACATTATAACAGGGGATTAATGCTATTAAGTGAGTGTTACAGTTATGACCTGGGAAGAGTACTTAAATAAATACCACGATCCCAAGAGAACTGATGTAATTCAGCGCGGAGTGTGTGTAGATACGCACagacacacacgcacacacgaGAGATACAAATCTCCATACGTATCTACACGCATAGACATGTGCTACACACGTTAGGTCTACGTGGCCATCCGTGTAAAATGTAGGTGCTGCTTTTGCCTCCATCTGCATGCCTTTCGTCTACGAGAATaaatttttgtgattttggtGTGAGGAATGTTTAAATCAGGAACATTGTTCCCCTTCCTCCAGACACATAAAGCAACAGATTATATTTCTGATGTTTTAGTCTGTGCAGTccaaaaatattgtttcataTACAGAAACAGGGTTAATTTCGCAATCAGAGATTAATGGAGTAAAATATTATCATTTCAAAGACAAGTTCTTGCGTTGATTTGATTTGCATAATTTTTGTATGGCTTCAGAAAGGAATGGATTTAGCCACTGCAAGGAGCCGGTATGCATTTTATTACAAGTACACCACTAATTTGACTCTGCACAATGTGGAGGACTAATAGCTGGTGGGGTCATTTAAATATAGCTGGCGAAGGCTTTGCAGTacacaaaccagaaaactgTTTCAATAACGTTTCTAAACAGCGATCAGTGTCTGTATTTAACTTCTTCTCGGAGTTATCTCTGTTTGATTTGAATGCCTTTCGCAGGGAAGAGGTTTTTCATTTGCCTGGCTCCACCGCCGAAATCTAATTTTCCCACAGTACTACCCGTTACTAATACAAAGCCGTCTAACTTGCGCTGTTAAACACCAGAATAGCATTACATGCACTTTTTATTGGTAATAACTGTGGCAAATTAACATGCCTACACAGAGACATTAAGACTTTACTCgctgtgttttttattttaataatctaTTCATTAGGTCAGCGTTTACCTTTCCAGATTTTAAACTGCGACCTCGCCTTGTCTTCTTTAATTCAGtttcttccagcagagctgagaaggTAGACGAGAGCTCCCCCACCACCCCCTGCTATCGCTCATTGCTGTCCTGGGAGACAGGTTTTGCGTTTTGTCATTTATTAGCTACATCTCCTTGCACCAGTGACAGAGGCTGAAGTTTTCGGGCGGGTGAAGTTGAAAGCCCCGTCTGTGGGGAtggggctcctgctgcctctgcccggCATTCGGGCGTCTGCCCGGGGGCCATTCACTCCGGACCCCGCTCCCCCCGGCTTTACACAagtgaaagaagaagaaaaaacagaaaaacacaagccTCGTTGGGGTGAAGGAGAGGTTTCCCTCCCCGGGAGGGCTCCCTGCGGCCCGGAGAGGCGCACACGCCTGTCACCCGCACAATGCCAATTGCCCAATTGTCGTGACACCGGTCACAGCAACTTTTCAAGCAAAGAGAAGTGGAACTTGGTGGGGTTTGAAGATGTAACACAATGCGCAGCTGAAACAGTTTCCTGTGACATAACCACACAATGGTCTGGGaatgctttctcctttctctcatGAAATGGGGGACCGCCACCATCTCCCGGAGACAACGACGTTAAATAATAGActattgtatttaaaaataacaaatgacACACGCATACTGTGCGAGCGGAGTTGTCCGGTTTTCTAGTAAAAGGAGCCCAGTTTACAGGGCTCTTTCTGAGCGAGGTGCTTTGCGGGAGCGACCTGCGCGAACGCGGGGAGACGGGGTGAGCTGGGCGAGCCCTTCGTGGAGCTGTTCACAGGGGTAAAGCGAAGAGCGGTGAAAACGGCGAGcgaaaaaggaaaagaaagaactttTCTTTGGCCGTCTTCGGGATGAAATCGTTAGTTCAAGCCGCGTGTGGGAGGGGGCGCTGTGGCAGTGGATTCTCCAGCACTCCCGAGCACTTGCAGCGGAATTGTTCATGGAAGATCCTTCCCTGAAATTTCTTTTAGTATTTCGGTCATTACTTTTATTAACACTGTTATCTAACTTCCTCCCTTAATACCTGTACTAAAAGTGGACTGTTCGCGTGAGTTATGGTCACTTGTTTTCCCCTTAGACcaatctttttcttcctttttttaattttttttttcaaatttccagTTCGGAAAAAGTGTAATAGTGCACTTCATTTTTAACATACAATGCAAGAAGGGTCTCCCCAGGATAGTGCCGAGAATTTAGACGATTCTGTATAACACGAAAAGCGTAAGAATTTGACCCATATGAAACACACCCCTTGTCTGCAgcttcttattaaaaaaaaaaaaaaaaaattaaaaatccccaGAGCTTCTGCGGCTCGGACAATTTGCATTAATAACGTCTTTTCCAGGATTTACCTTCCTCCTTTTGAGGAGTTATTGGGGGAATgcttaaaaatatagaaataaataaataaatccaaaaaCCAAGCTAAAGCGGATTTGTAAAAAACAGATCTGAGGCTTAGGAAAGTTCCTTCCCTTATGTCACACTGTTATTAAGATTGTTAGTAATTTTTCGCCTAGGGAAATATAAGCAAATATGTATCTGCAGGTATAAAGATGTAAGATTAAAGACCTCAAAAGCTTTCCTGGAGCCTGCTATTTTCACCTGAAAGGCAGACAGCGTTTCTCAGGGAGAAAACAAGTGTATGATCCACAGGTGGGATAGTTCATCATTCTAGGGGGAAAGGGACAaagaaagaagttaaaaaaaaaaaaaaggaaaagataggaaaagaaaagaaaaaagaaaagaaaagaaaggaaaagaaaaaagaaaagaaaagaaaagaaaagaaaagaaaagaaaagaaaagaaaagaaaagaaaagaaaagaaaagaaaagaaaagaaaagaaaagaaaagaaaagaaaagaaaagaaaagaaaagaaaaggagtcaCACTATTTAGTTTTTGAACGAGCCGCGAGCAATCCAGGCagtgagggcaggaggggcGCGGAGCTCCCGCCGCTGCCCAGCGGAGCGCCGCGGacccgcccggcccggcggccgccgccTGCGCGGAGCCGCGGCCGCTTCTTGCGGCACCTCGGTCCGTGTGTCCGTGCCGGGCTGAGCCGGACAGCGTCCCTCCAccggcgggagggagggagggagggagggaacgAAGGCGGGTGCCCTCCGGAGCTGCGGGAAGGGCCGGCGGGCCGGTGAAGAGCCGGCTCGGGCGCACAGGCTCGGGCGAGGAGGCCCCCCTTGGGCTGCCTGCTGCCGGGGGAAGGAGCGTCCCCATCCCCCATGCTCCATCCCCCCCGGGAGGTAGGCAGGCAGTGCCACGTCTTTGCCTCGGCGTTTCCTGCTGGGCCAGCGCGGCTCGGGAAGGCTGCTCCAGCGCTAGCGGGAGGCTCCGCGCCTTCAGCGCCTGGCGCGCTCGCGAAGCGGGCGGTGGACTGAGTACGGGAAAAGTGGGACGGTTTAACCGGGCAGTCGCTTTATTTCAAGGGCTCATGTTGAAATGGATTATTTGGCACAGGGATAGTCAACAAGTAGGTTTGGGCACTCTGGTAGGCAGGCTCCTGGGTGTGCTTCACCCAGAGTAGTTGTGTGTAAATGGAGTTTTTCTACTGGCTCTCCCTCATACTTGTGCCAGAGTTAAAGCTGTTTTCAGCAATTTTCGAGTCAGTCTGCCTTTCCCTGTCTTGTTGCCATAATCTGTTTGATCACCGCTTTTAACACTAGAGAGCACCTGCTCACctgctttgtgcttttctctCGTTCATTCACAAGTGCGTTCACCTCCATGCGTGTACACGTCTACTTGCGTCCTTCCTTTGTAGACCAAACACATTTCTAGATCAAGCCTACCCACACTGCCAAACCAGAAAGTCTTactcttttctttaaatagccTTCCTGAACAATGAGACCCCTTTGTATCCTTTTAAACTAGGTAGTTTCCTTTCTCAGAACAATCAATTATCCCCATTGTATGTTAAAGCATTTTGAGGTTGATAGAGCATTTCCAAAagtagacagaaaaaaaggacagaaaacctGTCATCACAGTCGGGAAAAGTATTACATCTTCATGTACTTAGCAATACCATGatgtattaaaagaaaatctattttaaactAATGCATAATTCACAAACACACAGGTAGATTTATggtaattttgatttttttttcaattaatgaGCAGAGTCAAGGGCAattgaagtttttattttcataaaatttaaattgataTTTCCTTTAAGTCAATATTGAACTCCCAGTGTTCCTTGCATTTAATTAAGGAataacttcaattttttttctttattctttgctTTCAAACTTTACACTGAGTTATAATCTTTGAATCTAGGGGGGAATAGTCTTCATAGCATTAGTCCATACatataaatgttaaaaaacaacccccccaaaatattgttttgaatattgaaacaagaaaaaaacccccaaattgCTATTTCTAATTctagaaaaaaatgctatttacaCTTCTTCATGTGGTCTCACTGCTTTTCTTGGCTTTGTAGCAATACTGGAGTAGACTGCCAGTTGAACCAAGTTTACAGCCTTCCCTTACATCACGTAAAGGAAAGGCAAACAGACCATCTGGCCTCTAGCTTTTCAACCTAGAACTGTGCAGATTTTAAGTTACTTTTGTCTCAGAAAGGCTGGTCACGATTTTATCAGTCAGAAGTCTAACCATgtacacattttctttcatatatcTGACCCATTTCCATCACAAGGGGGGAAGAatgaaaattcacaaaaaagTTATTCTTTCATTCCGTCTGATATCAAAATGACTTTAAGAATGACATGAGCTGTTGACTTTGTTGTGTGTTTGGCTATGCTCAGCACAAGAGTGGGATCTTGTAGCTAAAATGCTATGTATAGGCTGAATCTTCACTCTAGGGAAGGTTTGGGGAGATTGCATTGTTTTGCTTGTAGCAAGACAGttgtggaaaaagaaatcttgacTGAGGTCTTCTAAAATATCTATGTTAAACTAATGCCAGTACAAACTAATCAAGagcttttcttcagctttcaaaaagacattttatttttaaaatgcaggttCCAGAAATGTAAAAGAACAAATCTCTTCATGCTTTTTAAGAGGCAGTGAATTTGGCTTTACGCAGCGCAGCCTCATAACACATGACCTTTTAATGTATCACTAAAGGGAAATAGTGAAAtgatccttttttctttgcttggaTGTTCCCCAATTGTGAATTAGTGAAGTGTTTGAAGGTTGTGCCTCTTCTGCACTTTTGAACATGGACATTGAATTTTGTTGTGAATTATGGGATGTCATAACTTTAAACACGAGAGGTACACAAAGTTTAAATTCTATTTTGCATGCAAATATACCATCAGATTTTTTCATCTGGGGTCCATTTGGTGTAGTCCATGAACATGAAAGATAGGAAGTGATAAGgatgggaagaaaaaaccccaaataattaACCAGCAGTTTCCATTATGACGCATTTTCTCAAATAATTCTGTCCTGGGATCTTCTTGGTTATAGTGTTCTGGTCTTTGAGTTCTTTAAAGCTGTTGGAGCTCAAAACAAAAGTAACCCAAAAGTTTCCCCTTTCTCTCATGGTTTCCTTCCCCTGCATCCACTCCTTTACCATCACTTAGTTGAGATTTTCTAGAAAGTAATGTTGTGCCAGATGCATCAT includes these proteins:
- the IRX2 gene encoding iroquois-class homeodomain protein IRX-2, with protein sequence MSYPQGYLYQPPGSLALYSCPAYGASALAAPRSEELARSSSGSAFSPYPGSAAFTAQAAATGFTSPLQYSTDPATGFPSYMGSPYDAHTTGMTGAISYHPYGSPAYPYQLNDPAYRKNATRDATATLKAWLQEHRKNPYPTKGEKIMLAIITKMTLTQVSTWFANARRRLKKENKMTWAPRNKSEDEDDDEGDGTRSKEESPEKMPESNETSAEDEGISLQVDSLTDHSCSAESDGEKLPCRAGDPLCESGSECKDKYEDIEEEEEEDDDDEEDIEEDDGGGGERDPPAKPATSSPLAAVEAPLLGHPHADAARSASKAALGPRASPGPPTPASKPKLWSLAEIATSDLKSQTLGQGCQPAPLSSATPASAPHSAAYSPSSLLGRHIYYTSPFYSNYTNYGNFNALQSQGILRYNSAAVASNEGLSQTVLNASSVHKQSSDSLKTITNQLEQHYRPSSYDSKKDPTEVCTVGVQPYL